In the genome of Raphanus sativus cultivar WK10039 chromosome 4, ASM80110v3, whole genome shotgun sequence, one region contains:
- the LOC108855621 gene encoding pentatricopeptide repeat-containing protein At2g21090-like: MPISNPTKRPPTFIAQSFLKEELSQAVSRLESLTKQGIRLPFQVLASLLQRCGDTGSLKQGRWIHRHLKITGFKTPNTLLSNHLIGMYMKCGKHVDACKVFDKMRFKNLYSWNNMISGYVKSGMLARARHVFDGMPERDVVSWNTMVIGYAKSGDVNEALWFYRELRRSGINCNEFSFAGVLTACVKFREIQLSRQAHGQVLVAGFLSNVVLSCSIIDAYAKCGQMESAKRCFDEMVVKDDYIWTTLISGYAKVGDMESANELFTKLPEKNAVSWTALIAGYVRQGSGDHALDLFRKMIALRVKPEQFTFSSCLCASASLRHGKQIHGYMIRTNVVPNVIVVSSLIDMYSRSGSLEASEMVFNRYGDKQDCVLWNTMISALAHHGLGHKALRVLDDMIKIRVYPNRTTLVVILSACSHSGLVEEGVRWFDSMTVGYGIVPDQEHYACLIDLLGRAGCFKELMSRMEKMPFKPDEHIWNAVLGVSRIHGNVELGKKAAEELIRLDPESSAPYILLSSIHADRGNWDSVEELRGIMKKRNVNKEKARSWIGIGEKFETFTVSDGWHHPRKEEIYSVLQNLAALMEEEGEASRT, translated from the coding sequence ATGCCCATCAGTAACCCTACGAAACGTCCCCCGACCTTTATCGCTCAATCGTTTCTCAAAGAAGAGCTCTCCCAAGCGGTCTCCCGTCTCGAGTCCCTGACCAAACAAGGGATTCGCTTACCCTTCCAAGTCCTCGCGTCCCTCCTCCAGCGCTGCGGAGACACCGGCTCCTTAAAACAAGGCAGATGGATCCATCGCCACTTGAAAATCACCGGATTCAAAACCCCCAACACGCTTCTCTCCAATCATCTGATCGGAATGTACATGAAATGCGGTAAACACGTCGACGCCTGCAAAGTGTTCGACAAAATGCGTTTCAAGAACTTGTACTCTTGGAACAATATGATCTCCGGGTACGTCAAATCCGGGATGCTGGCTCGTGCGCGTCACGTGTTCGACGGTATGCCTGAGAGGGATGTCGTCTCGTGGAACACGATGGTCATCGGCTACGCTAAGAGCGGGGATGTGAACGAGGCTCTGTGGTTTTATAGAGAGCTGAGGAGATCTGGGATTAACTGCAACGAGTTCAGCTTCGCGGGGGTTTTGACCGCTTGTGTGAAGTTCAGAGAGATCCAGCTCAGCAGACAAGCTCACGGGCAGGTTCTTGTTGCTGGGTTTCTCTCGAATGTGGTGCTTTCTTGCTCTATCATCGACGCTTATGCTAAATGTGGTCAGATGGAGAGTGCTAAAAGATGTTTCGATGAGATGGTGGTGAAGGATGATTATATCTGGACTACTCTCATCTCTGGATATGCTAAAGTAGGTGATATGGAATCGGCTAACGAGTTATTCACTAAATTGCCAGAGAAAAATGCGGTCTCTTGGACCGCATTAATTGCTGGATATGTTAGACAAGGCTCAGGGGACCACGCGCTTGACTTGTTTAGAAAAATGATTGCTTTGAGGGTTAAACCTGAGCAGTTTACTTTCAGCAGCTGTCTCTGCGCCTCTGCTTCTCTTCGACACGGGAAGCAGATTCACGGATACATGATCCGTACGAACGTTGTACCCAATGTGATTGTTGTGAGCTCTTTGATCGATATGTACTCCCGATCAGGGAGTTTAGAAGCCAGCGAGATGGTTTTCAATCGTTACGGTGACAAGCAAGACTGTGTTCTGTGGAACACGATGATATCTGCGTTAGCGCATCACGGGCTTGGCCACAAGGCCTTGCGCGTGCTTGATGACATGATCAAAATCAGAGTTTATCCAAACCGGACCACTCTGGTTGTGATTCTCAGTGCCTGCAGTCATTCGGGTCTGGTGGAGGAAGGAGTCAGGTGGTTTGATTCAATGACTGTTGGTTATGGGATCGTTCCCGACCAAGAACATTACGCATGTCTGATAGACCTCCTAGGTCGTGCCGGTTGTTTTAAAGAGTTGATGAGTAGGATGGAGAAAATGCCTTTTAAACCGGACGAGCATATCTGGAATGCAGTCCTAGGGGTATCCCGGATCCATGGAAATGTGGAATTGGGAAAGAAAGCAGCGGAAGAGCTGATCAGACTGGACCCTGAGTCGTCTGCGCCATACATATTACTGTCGAGCATTCACGCAGATCGTGGAAACTGGGATTCAGTAGAGGAGCTGAGAGGGATTATGAAGAAGAGAAATGTGAACAAAGAAAAGGCTCGTAGTTGGATTGGAATCGGGGAGAAATTTGAAACGTTCACAGTCTCAGACGGGTGGCATCATCCTCGTAAAGAAGAGATCTACTCCGTTCTGCAGAATTTGGCTGCACTAatggaagaagaaggagaagcttCAAGAACATGA